A genomic region of Eriocheir sinensis breed Jianghai 21 chromosome 42, ASM2467909v1, whole genome shotgun sequence contains the following coding sequences:
- the LOC127009864 gene encoding uncharacterized transmembrane protein DDB_G0289901-like isoform X37 produces MPESNCHLCHIHDHTPSNTLLRTHPLRVSRTNHTTTALPSTSTTLPHHHHHGRSARGSGSNLANLSDRTNSLPGSRSNTLSHTPQVSIAPDGDRVGTHRRHHHSRHHHRHHHHSRHSDDSRHGSTNSRDDLSGVLAALMETSRSPSAASNRASSGHREPDLLTALPPVAHTSKGSTLTRETREGERRPSNSTLAQDTEQDYYLHVHRQAFKEEARRQRFNLQTVMLIGCYTLLFVVAIIVGVVLCQQNGWLGLGTPDPPPPLSDNPDFRPSQARELDRTGRGRGSRNRGARLPGPTIDYDYPDDGPPPRISAGPILPSGENDPLRSLNFGPDDLAAAEAGHGVGGRAPPLPVSPSGAQSDSSRNWEGAENRAGVGGGGKSLRPHPGRRPAPGNLPDAFVPQGSPGGQGRPAGVAGAGILDTLMSVEEHGVAGGSHGQGGVFMPGGDGRNTAGSNRAFNGAGNTASNNRAFDGAGSTVGNNRAFNGAGNTADNNRAFNGAGNTAGNNRAFDGAGNTAGNNRAFNGAGNTAGNNRAFNGAGNTAGNNIAFNGAGNTAGNNRAFNGAGNTAGNNRAFNGAGNTAGNNRAFNGAGNTAGNTRAFNIAGNNGVFNTAGNTAGNNGAFSGARSTAASNNVAFNAAGNTGTGSSSSFSTAGVTGAGSNGRFNGAANTPENNAAQNAASIVGGGGDRAFNSVGNAGTGRNGAFRVAANNDDGANRVFSGVGNSGSGANGAFNGAGNTGGGSLNGAGNTGGGSLNGAGNTGGGSLNGAGNTGGGSLNGAGNTGGGSLNGAGNTGGGSLNGAGNTGGGSLNGAGNTGGRSLNGAGNTGGRSLNGAGNTGGRSLNGAGNTGGGSLNGAGNTGGGSLNGAGSTGLEATGVGTAGVGATGLGNVDVGATGSRARGVGSTGVRGTGAGVTGADNIGVGATGSRASGAGITGVRGTGVGNTGVGNTGIGATGNGGVSRSGVATDRNGDGTLTGVTGNTGMGSTGTLGGGVNGNRAVNTGGNAATTPLGGIVNNGNARFNNGVVNAGAGSGGSRSNGRRPAGTLLPVTTSTVNTGSSNAFASGGVPLPGLGPHGNSVPNTGIGNGGSTGNTRNRPNAGVGSTGLGIGTGSAGVSHDSAGTGVDNTGFGTGVRNAGAGIGLGGAGAGTDVANSGFGAAVGSAGNTGVGGVGADMGTGVGKVSAGVGNAGNRFAVRVNNDDTRTGVSNTGGSAVLGNAGASNWVTNNGAGNTAGADTSDASVGTKVVNAGVGGRASNVRTGISVGSTGAGEDTGRQDNAASIIGAGRPGLGLSGGAAVDVSGDRVTDGGGGVRRPGGRQSTRGRGVLRDLGNGNRNIGRGSAEPSNSAPTPGSEGRGGPSAPAQPAPSNTLGGGEAEAKAGQGQGSVASRRTVAGPGFTVQRGQVVAMATITPDSPDPTLLRPDHDVIVHISPSTQGPAVTLLANPDKTGDTTIEATGGGSAGTASTGAVGEGNRAASLGGRVSVRIEGPSRRKLTRERVSMVPGSGRGNSARAGVVLRRWEHMDDAGTLSRGLVRQDGSFSFTNCRPSEICRATQG; encoded by the exons ATGCCTGAATCCAACTGCCACCTTTGCCACATTCACGACCACACTCCCTCCAACACACTTCTCAGAACCCATCCCTTAAGGGTCTCCAGaaccaaccacaccaccaccgcactaccatccacctccaccacactccctcaccaccaccaccatgggagATCAGCACGAGGGAGTGGGAGTAACTTAGCCAACCTTAGCGACAGAACGAACTCCCTCCCTGGCAGCCGCAGCAACACCCTCTCGCACACTCCACAAGTCTCCATAGCCCCTGATGGTGATAGGGTTGGCACACACAGACGGCATCACCATTcccgtcatcaccaccgtcaccatcaccacagccgcCACTCCGATGACTCCAGGCACGGGTCTACTAACTCCAGAGATGACTTGAGTGGGGTCTTGGCTGCCCTGATGGAGACCAGTCGCTCCCCCAGTGCAGCCAGTAACCGTGCTAGTAGTGGGCACCGAGAACCTGACCTCCTCACCGCCCTTCCACCGGTCGCCCACACCAGCAA gGGCAGCACATTAACAAGGGAAACAAGGGAGGGAGAGCGGCGCCCCAGCAACAGCACGCTGGCGCAGGACACGGAGCAGGACTACTACCTCCATGTGCACCGCCAGGCCTTCAAGGAGGAGGCGCGGCGACAACGCTTCAACCTGCAGACCGTCATGCTCATAGGCTGCTACACGCTGCTG TTCGTGGTGGCCATCATCGTGGGTGTGGTGCTGTGTCAGCAGAACGGCTGGCTGGGCCTGGGTACACCTGACCCCCCGCCACCCCTCAGCGATAACCCTGACTTCCGGCCGTCCCAGGCACGGGAGCTAGACAGAACCGGGCGTGGCCGCGGCTCCAGGAACAGGGGCGCGCGTCTCCCCGGCCCCACTATAGACTACGACTATCCCGACGACGGGCCGCCCCCCAGGATCAGCGCCGGGCCAATCCTCCCCTCCGGTGAGAACGACCCCCTTCGCTCCCTCAACTTTGGCCCCGACGACCTGGCAGCAGCCGAAGCAGGGCATGGGGTGGGGGGCCGAGCCCCTCCCCTGCCTGTCTCCCCATCTGGTGCGCAGTCTGACTCTTCGAGAAACTGGGAGGGGGCGGAGAATCGTGCCGGGGTGGGCGGTGGCGGCAAGAGCCTCAGGCCACACCCAGGCCGCCGCCCAGCACCAGGGAATTTGCCAGACGCTTTCGTGCCCCAGGGCAGCCCCGGCGGCCAGGGTCGCCCCGCGGGGGTGGCTGGGGCAGGGATTCTGGACACCCTGATGTCTGTGGAGGAGCATGGCGTGGCAGGGGGCAGCCACGGACAGGGAGGCGTCTTCATGCCGGGCGGTGACGGGCGCAACACTGCAGGCAGCAACAGAGCATTTAATGGCGCTGGCAACACTGCTAGCAACAACAGAGCATTTGACGGCGCTGGCAGCACTGTAGGCAACAACAGAGCATTTAACGGCGCTGGCAACACTGCAGACAACAACAGAGCATTTAACGgcgctggcaacactgcaggcaACAACAGAGCATTTGACGgcgctggcaacactgcaggcaACAACAGAGCATTTAACGGCGCTGGCAATACTGCAGGTAACAACAGGGCATTTAACGgcgctggcaacactgcaggcaACAACATAGCATTTAACGgcgctggcaacactgcaggcaACAACAGAGCATTTAACGgcgctggcaacactgcaggcaACAACAGAGCATTTAACGgcgctggcaacactgcaggcaACAACAGAGCATTTAACGGCGCTGGCAACACTGCTGGCAACACCAGAGCATTTAATATTGCTGGCAACAACGGAGTATTTAACACCGCTGGCAACACTGCTGGCAACAACGGAGCATTTAGCGGAGCTAGAAGCACTGCTGCCAGCAATAATGTAGCATTTAACGCTGCTGGCAACACTGGTACTGGCAGCAGCAGCTCATTCAGCACCGCAGGTGTCACTGGTGCTGGCAGCAACGGAAGATTCAACGGCGCTGCCAACACTCCTGAGAACAACGCAGCACAGAACGCAGCCAGCATCGTAGGAGGGGGCGGCGACAGAGCATTTAACAGTGTTGGTAACGCAGGCACGGGCAGAAACGGGGCATTTAGAGTTGctgctaataatgatgatggtgccAACAGGGTATTCAGTGGTGTTGGTAACTCTGGTAGCGGTGCCAATGGAGCATTTAATGGTGCTGGCAACACTGGAGGTGGATCATTGAATGGTGCTGGCAACACTGGAGGTGGATCATTGAATGGTGCTGGCAACACTGGAGGTGGATCATTGAATGGTGCTGGCAACACTGGAGGTGGATCATTGAATGGTGCTGGCAACACTGGAGGTGGATCATTGAATGGTGCTGGCAACACTGGAG GTGGATCATTGAATGGTGCTGGCAACACTGGAGGTGGATCACTTAATGGTGCTGGCAACACTGGAGGTAGATCACTGAATGGTGCTGGCAACACTGGAGGTAGATCACTGAATGGTGCTGGCAACACTGGAGGTAGATCACTTAATGGTGCTGGCAACACTGGAGGTGGATCACTTAATGGTGCTGGCAACACTGGAG GTGGATCACTTAATGGTGCTGGCA GTACTGGGTTGGAAGCCACTGGTGTTGGCACTGCCGGTGTGGGAGCCACAGGTCTTGGTAACGTTGATGTGGGAGCTACTGGAAGTAGAGCTAGAGGTGTTGGTAGCACTGGTGTAAGAGGAACTGGAGCTGGAGTCACTGGTGCTGATAACATTGGTGTAGGAGCTACTGGTAGTAGAGCTAGTGGTGCTGGTATTACTGGTGTGAGAGGCACAGGTGTTGGAAATACAGGCGTTGGTAACACTGGCATAGGTGCTACCGGTAACGGGGGTGTCTCACGCAGTGGTGTTGCTACCGATCGTAACGGTGACGGAACCCTTACTGGGGTTACTGGCAACACTGGGATGGGCAGCACCGGTACACTTGGTGGTGGTGTCAACGGAAACAGAGCAGTCAACACTGGTGGTAATGCTGCGACCACTCCTCTTGGTGGTATTGTTAACAATGGCAATGCAAGATTCAACAATGGTGTTGTCAACGCTGGTGCTGGCAGTGGTGGTTCCCGCAGTAACGGGAGGCGCCCTGCCGGCACCTTGCTACCTGTCACTACCTCCACAGTCAACACCGGTAGTAGCAACGCCTTTGCAAGTGGTGGTGTTCCCCTCCCCGGCCTAGGACCTCATGGAAATAGTGTGCCTAATACCGGTATTGGTAACGGTGGTAGTACTGGCAATACTAGGAACAGACCAAACGCTGGTGTTGGTAGTACTGGTTTGGGTATTGGCACAGGCAGTGCTGGTGTTAGTCATGATAGTGCTGGTACAGGTGTTGACAATACTGGTTTTGGCACTGGTGTTCGCAACGCCGGGGCAGGTATTGGTttaggtggtgctggtgctggaacTGATGTTGCTAATTCTGGTTTTGGTGCTGCTGTTGGCAGTGCTGGTAATACCGGTGTTGGCGGTGTTGGAGCTGATATGGGCACTGGTGTTGGCAAAGTTAGTGCTGGTGTTGGTAATGCTGGGAACAGATTTGCTGTCAGAGTTAATAATGATGACACTAGGACTGGTGTTAGCAATACTGGTGGCAGTGCTGTTCTAGGCAATGCTGGTGCCAGTAATTGGGTCACTAATAATGGTGCTGGAAATACTGCCGGCGCTGATACTAGTGATGCTAGTGTTGGCACTAAAGTTGTGAACGCTGGTGTTGGCGGTAGAGCTAGTAATGTTCGTACAGGTATAAGTGTTGGCAGTACTGGAGCTGGTGAGGATACAGGAAGACAGGATAACGCCGCGAGTATTATCGGCGCTGGCAGACCTGGCCTCGGGCTTAGTGGCGGGGCCGCGGTGGATGTTAGCGGTGACAGGGTCACTGATGGCGGCGGCGGAGTACGGCGGCCAGGGGGGCGGCAAAGCACTCGAGGGCGAGGAGTCTTACGGGACTTGGGTAATGGAAACAGAAACATAGGGCGGGGGAGTGCAGAACCCTCTAACTCCGCCCCCACCCCAGGATCTGAAGGAAGGGGCGGCCCCAGCGCCCCTGCCCAGCCCGCTCCGAGCAATACCCTAGGAGGCGGCGAAGCAGAGGCCAAGGCGGGACAGGGGCAGGGCAGCGTGGCGTCGCGGCGTACCGTGGCGGGACCGGGATTCACTGTGCAGCGGGGACAGGTGGTTGCCATGGCCACCATCACGCCGGACAGCCCCGACCCGACGCTGTTGCGCCCCGACCATGACGTCATCGTTCACATCTCCCCAAGCACGCAGGGTCCCGCCGTGACGCTGCTGGCCAACCCCGACAAGACAGGCGACACAACCATTGAAGCTACGGGAGGGGGAAGTGCTGGGACGGCGAGCACGGGTGCGGTGGGAGAGGGAAACAGGGCCGCTTCTTTGGGAGGGAGGGTTTCGGTGAGGATAGAAGGGCCGAGCCGAAGGAAGTTGACCCGGGAGCGTGTAAGCATGGTGCCGGGATCTGGGCGAGGCAACTCGGCGCGGGCGGGCGTGGTGTTGCGGCGGTGGGAGCACATGGATGATGCGGGCACGCTGAGCCGCGGCCTCGTGCGGCAGGACggctctttctccttcaccaacTGTCGACCCTCGGAGATATGCCGGGCCACGCAGGGCTGA
- the LOC127009864 gene encoding uncharacterized PE-PGRS family protein PE_PGRS3-like isoform X32, translated as MPESNCHLCHIHDHTPSNTLLRTHPLRVSRTNHTTTALPSTSTTLPHHHHHGRSARGSGSNLANLSDRTNSLPGSRSNTLSHTPQVSIAPDGDRVGTHRRHHHSRHHHRHHHHSRHSDDSRHGSTNSRDDLSGVLAALMETSRSPSAASNRASSGHREPDLLTALPPVAHTSKGSTLTRETREGERRPSNSTLAQDTEQDYYLHVHRQAFKEEARRQRFNLQTVMLIGCYTLLFVVAIIVGVVLCQQNGWLGLGTPDPPPPLSDNPDFRPSQARELDRTGRGRGSRNRGARLPGPTIDYDYPDDGPPPRISAGPILPSGENDPLRSLNFGPDDLAAAEAGHGVGGRAPPLPVSPSGAQSDSSRNWEGAENRAGVGGGGKSLRPHPGRRPAPGNLPDAFVPQGSPGGQGRPAGVAGAGILDTLMSVEEHGVAGGSHGQGGVFMPGGDGRNTAGSNRAFNGAGNTASNNRAFDGAGSTVGNNRAFNGAGNTADNNRAFNGAGNTAGNNRAFDGAGNTAGNNRAFNGAGNTAGNNRAFNGAGNTAGNNIAFNGAGNTAGNNRAFNGAGNTAGNNRAFNGAGNTAGNNRAFNGAGNTAGNTRAFNIAGNNGVFNTAGNTAGNNGAFSGARSTAASNNVAFNAAGNTGTGSSSSFSTAGVTGAGSNGRFNGAANTPENNAAQNAASIVGGGGDRAFNSVGNAGTGRNGAFRVAANNDDGANRVFSGVGNSGSGANGAFNGAGNTGGGSLNGAGNTGGGSLNGAGNTGGGSLNGAGNTGGGSLNGAGNTGGGSLNGAGNTGGGSLNGAGNTGGGSLNGAGNTGGRSLNGAGNTGGRSLNGAGNTGGRSLNGAGNTGGGSLNGAGNTGGRSLNGAGNTGGGSLNGAGSTGLEATGVGTAGVGATGLGNVDVGATGSRARGVGSTGVRGTGAGVTGADNIGVGATGSRASGAGITGVRGTGVGNTGVGNTGIGATGNGGVSRSGVATDRNGDGTLTGVTGNTGMGSTGTLGGGVNGNRAVNTGGNAATTPLGGIVNNGNARFNNGVVNAGAGSGGSRSNGRRPAGTLLPVTTSTVNTGSSNAFASGGVPLPGLGPHGNSVPNTGIGNGGSTGNTRNRPNAGVGSTGLGIGTGSAGVSHDSAGTGVDNTGFGTGVRNAGAGIGLGGAGAGTDVANSGFGAAVGSAGNTGVGGVGADMGTGVGKVSAGVGNAGNRFAVRVNNDDTRTGVSNTGGSAVLGNAGASNWVTNNGAGNTAGADTSDASVGTKVVNAGVGGRASNVRTGISVGSTGAGEDTGRQDNAASIIGAGRPGLGLSGGAAVDVSGDRVTDGGGGVRRPGGRQSTRGRGVLRDLGNGNRNIGRGSAEPSNSAPTPGSEGRGGPSAPAQPAPSNTLGGGEAEAKAGQGQGSVASRRTVAGPGFTVQRGQVVAMATITPDSPDPTLLRPDHDVIVHISPSTQGPAVTLLANPDKTGDTTIEATGGGSAGTASTGAVGEGNRAASLGGRVSVRIEGPSRRKLTRERVSMVPGSGRGNSARAGVVLRRWEHMDDAGTLSRGLVRQDGSFSFTNCRPSEICRATQG; from the exons ATGCCTGAATCCAACTGCCACCTTTGCCACATTCACGACCACACTCCCTCCAACACACTTCTCAGAACCCATCCCTTAAGGGTCTCCAGaaccaaccacaccaccaccgcactaccatccacctccaccacactccctcaccaccaccaccatgggagATCAGCACGAGGGAGTGGGAGTAACTTAGCCAACCTTAGCGACAGAACGAACTCCCTCCCTGGCAGCCGCAGCAACACCCTCTCGCACACTCCACAAGTCTCCATAGCCCCTGATGGTGATAGGGTTGGCACACACAGACGGCATCACCATTcccgtcatcaccaccgtcaccatcaccacagccgcCACTCCGATGACTCCAGGCACGGGTCTACTAACTCCAGAGATGACTTGAGTGGGGTCTTGGCTGCCCTGATGGAGACCAGTCGCTCCCCCAGTGCAGCCAGTAACCGTGCTAGTAGTGGGCACCGAGAACCTGACCTCCTCACCGCCCTTCCACCGGTCGCCCACACCAGCAA gGGCAGCACATTAACAAGGGAAACAAGGGAGGGAGAGCGGCGCCCCAGCAACAGCACGCTGGCGCAGGACACGGAGCAGGACTACTACCTCCATGTGCACCGCCAGGCCTTCAAGGAGGAGGCGCGGCGACAACGCTTCAACCTGCAGACCGTCATGCTCATAGGCTGCTACACGCTGCTG TTCGTGGTGGCCATCATCGTGGGTGTGGTGCTGTGTCAGCAGAACGGCTGGCTGGGCCTGGGTACACCTGACCCCCCGCCACCCCTCAGCGATAACCCTGACTTCCGGCCGTCCCAGGCACGGGAGCTAGACAGAACCGGGCGTGGCCGCGGCTCCAGGAACAGGGGCGCGCGTCTCCCCGGCCCCACTATAGACTACGACTATCCCGACGACGGGCCGCCCCCCAGGATCAGCGCCGGGCCAATCCTCCCCTCCGGTGAGAACGACCCCCTTCGCTCCCTCAACTTTGGCCCCGACGACCTGGCAGCAGCCGAAGCAGGGCATGGGGTGGGGGGCCGAGCCCCTCCCCTGCCTGTCTCCCCATCTGGTGCGCAGTCTGACTCTTCGAGAAACTGGGAGGGGGCGGAGAATCGTGCCGGGGTGGGCGGTGGCGGCAAGAGCCTCAGGCCACACCCAGGCCGCCGCCCAGCACCAGGGAATTTGCCAGACGCTTTCGTGCCCCAGGGCAGCCCCGGCGGCCAGGGTCGCCCCGCGGGGGTGGCTGGGGCAGGGATTCTGGACACCCTGATGTCTGTGGAGGAGCATGGCGTGGCAGGGGGCAGCCACGGACAGGGAGGCGTCTTCATGCCGGGCGGTGACGGGCGCAACACTGCAGGCAGCAACAGAGCATTTAATGGCGCTGGCAACACTGCTAGCAACAACAGAGCATTTGACGGCGCTGGCAGCACTGTAGGCAACAACAGAGCATTTAACGGCGCTGGCAACACTGCAGACAACAACAGAGCATTTAACGgcgctggcaacactgcaggcaACAACAGAGCATTTGACGgcgctggcaacactgcaggcaACAACAGAGCATTTAACGGCGCTGGCAATACTGCAGGTAACAACAGGGCATTTAACGgcgctggcaacactgcaggcaACAACATAGCATTTAACGgcgctggcaacactgcaggcaACAACAGAGCATTTAACGgcgctggcaacactgcaggcaACAACAGAGCATTTAACGgcgctggcaacactgcaggcaACAACAGAGCATTTAACGGCGCTGGCAACACTGCTGGCAACACCAGAGCATTTAATATTGCTGGCAACAACGGAGTATTTAACACCGCTGGCAACACTGCTGGCAACAACGGAGCATTTAGCGGAGCTAGAAGCACTGCTGCCAGCAATAATGTAGCATTTAACGCTGCTGGCAACACTGGTACTGGCAGCAGCAGCTCATTCAGCACCGCAGGTGTCACTGGTGCTGGCAGCAACGGAAGATTCAACGGCGCTGCCAACACTCCTGAGAACAACGCAGCACAGAACGCAGCCAGCATCGTAGGAGGGGGCGGCGACAGAGCATTTAACAGTGTTGGTAACGCAGGCACGGGCAGAAACGGGGCATTTAGAGTTGctgctaataatgatgatggtgccAACAGGGTATTCAGTGGTGTTGGTAACTCTGGTAGCGGTGCCAATGGAGCATTTAATGGTGCTGGCAACACTGGAGGTGGATCATTGAATGGTGCTGGCAACACTGGAGGTGGATCATTGAATGGTGCTGGCAACACTGGAGGTGGATCATTGAATGGTGCTGGCAACACTGGAGGTGGATCATTGAATGGTGCTGGCAACACTGGAGGTGGATCATTGAATGGTGCTGGCAACACTGGAG GTGGATCATTGAATGGTGCTGGCAACACTGGAGGTGGATCACTTAATGGTGCTGGCAACACTGGAGGTAGATCACTGAATGGTGCTGGCAACACTGGAGGTAGATCACTGAATGGTGCTGGCAACACTGGAGGTAGATCACTTAATGGTGCTGGCAACACTGGAGGTGGATCACTTAATGGTGCTGGCAACACTGGAG GTAGATCACTTAATGGTGCTGGCAACACTGGAGGTGGATCACTTAATGGTGCTGGCA GTACTGGGTTGGAAGCCACTGGTGTTGGCACTGCCGGTGTGGGAGCCACAGGTCTTGGTAACGTTGATGTGGGAGCTACTGGAAGTAGAGCTAGAGGTGTTGGTAGCACTGGTGTAAGAGGAACTGGAGCTGGAGTCACTGGTGCTGATAACATTGGTGTAGGAGCTACTGGTAGTAGAGCTAGTGGTGCTGGTATTACTGGTGTGAGAGGCACAGGTGTTGGAAATACAGGCGTTGGTAACACTGGCATAGGTGCTACCGGTAACGGGGGTGTCTCACGCAGTGGTGTTGCTACCGATCGTAACGGTGACGGAACCCTTACTGGGGTTACTGGCAACACTGGGATGGGCAGCACCGGTACACTTGGTGGTGGTGTCAACGGAAACAGAGCAGTCAACACTGGTGGTAATGCTGCGACCACTCCTCTTGGTGGTATTGTTAACAATGGCAATGCAAGATTCAACAATGGTGTTGTCAACGCTGGTGCTGGCAGTGGTGGTTCCCGCAGTAACGGGAGGCGCCCTGCCGGCACCTTGCTACCTGTCACTACCTCCACAGTCAACACCGGTAGTAGCAACGCCTTTGCAAGTGGTGGTGTTCCCCTCCCCGGCCTAGGACCTCATGGAAATAGTGTGCCTAATACCGGTATTGGTAACGGTGGTAGTACTGGCAATACTAGGAACAGACCAAACGCTGGTGTTGGTAGTACTGGTTTGGGTATTGGCACAGGCAGTGCTGGTGTTAGTCATGATAGTGCTGGTACAGGTGTTGACAATACTGGTTTTGGCACTGGTGTTCGCAACGCCGGGGCAGGTATTGGTttaggtggtgctggtgctggaacTGATGTTGCTAATTCTGGTTTTGGTGCTGCTGTTGGCAGTGCTGGTAATACCGGTGTTGGCGGTGTTGGAGCTGATATGGGCACTGGTGTTGGCAAAGTTAGTGCTGGTGTTGGTAATGCTGGGAACAGATTTGCTGTCAGAGTTAATAATGATGACACTAGGACTGGTGTTAGCAATACTGGTGGCAGTGCTGTTCTAGGCAATGCTGGTGCCAGTAATTGGGTCACTAATAATGGTGCTGGAAATACTGCCGGCGCTGATACTAGTGATGCTAGTGTTGGCACTAAAGTTGTGAACGCTGGTGTTGGCGGTAGAGCTAGTAATGTTCGTACAGGTATAAGTGTTGGCAGTACTGGAGCTGGTGAGGATACAGGAAGACAGGATAACGCCGCGAGTATTATCGGCGCTGGCAGACCTGGCCTCGGGCTTAGTGGCGGGGCCGCGGTGGATGTTAGCGGTGACAGGGTCACTGATGGCGGCGGCGGAGTACGGCGGCCAGGGGGGCGGCAAAGCACTCGAGGGCGAGGAGTCTTACGGGACTTGGGTAATGGAAACAGAAACATAGGGCGGGGGAGTGCAGAACCCTCTAACTCCGCCCCCACCCCAGGATCTGAAGGAAGGGGCGGCCCCAGCGCCCCTGCCCAGCCCGCTCCGAGCAATACCCTAGGAGGCGGCGAAGCAGAGGCCAAGGCGGGACAGGGGCAGGGCAGCGTGGCGTCGCGGCGTACCGTGGCGGGACCGGGATTCACTGTGCAGCGGGGACAGGTGGTTGCCATGGCCACCATCACGCCGGACAGCCCCGACCCGACGCTGTTGCGCCCCGACCATGACGTCATCGTTCACATCTCCCCAAGCACGCAGGGTCCCGCCGTGACGCTGCTGGCCAACCCCGACAAGACAGGCGACACAACCATTGAAGCTACGGGAGGGGGAAGTGCTGGGACGGCGAGCACGGGTGCGGTGGGAGAGGGAAACAGGGCCGCTTCTTTGGGAGGGAGGGTTTCGGTGAGGATAGAAGGGCCGAGCCGAAGGAAGTTGACCCGGGAGCGTGTAAGCATGGTGCCGGGATCTGGGCGAGGCAACTCGGCGCGGGCGGGCGTGGTGTTGCGGCGGTGGGAGCACATGGATGATGCGGGCACGCTGAGCCGCGGCCTCGTGCGGCAGGACggctctttctccttcaccaacTGTCGACCCTCGGAGATATGCCGGGCCACGCAGGGCTGA